aaggcgAGTCAGAAGGTTTGTGCAGGGTCTGAATGTAGAAGTGCAGGAAGGTTTAGCTGCCGTGAGGATAGAAACTTTTGCAGATGCCGTCGAGAAAGCCCAGAGAGTTGAAGTAGCTAGGGCTCAAGTGAAATCTTTTCAGGCTAAGAAAAGATTTGCTCCTAGCAGTAGTCGGGAGCCGACGTATGGCAATGCTCCACCGGCCAAAGTGGGCCGAGGAACCATTGGAGTGAATAGTCCTGGAGCACCACGAGGCGCCCACGCAAGAGGAAACGGGGCCAGGAATGCGGGGGGACGAAATAATGGAACCAGAGTGGGACCGATTGGAAGGGGACAACCTAAGAATACCTCGCAGGGAGGCCGAGCAATAGTTCCCCAAGTGAATTGTGCATTTTGTAAGAAACCTGGCCATACTATAGATGGTTGCTGGAAGAAGCAAGGGAAGTGTTTGAGATGCGGAAGTAGCGAGCACCAAATTGCTGGATGTCAAAAAATGCAGGAGGGGAGTACTCCAAACGCTAGACCAAACACTTCTGGAGGGAGCCGGCCAACAGTTCCGGCCAGGGTGTATGCTATAGATGACCAACCtgtacctgattcctcggaaGTCGTGGAAGGTACTCTCCCCATTTTTCATCGATTAGCTAAAGTGTTAATTGACCCTGGTGCAACTCATTCATTCGTAAATCCATCATTTATGTCGGGTATAGATGTGAGACCTGTTAGATTACCCTTCGAGCTTGAGGTTAGGACACCAATGGGGAATAAGAAGATAATCGCTAGCTTAGCCTTTAAGAATTGTGAATTCTGGATTGGAAAGCGTAAAATGCTAGTGGATCTAATCAGTCTGGACATAAAGGGGTACGATGTTATCATAGGAATGGATTTCCTAAACCAATATCATGCTAAACTTGATTGCCGAGCGAAAGTGGTGGAATTCTGTATACCTGGAGAAGCAACTCTGAGGTTAGATGTTAAGGGTAGGTTAGCATCATCTGCTATGATCTCAGGGATACCGGTGAGGAAAATGTTGTCAAAAGGAGCTCAAGGTTTCTTAGCCTTCTTAATTAATGCTCCCAGTGATCAAGTGAAGTTAGAAGATGTACCAGTGGTacgggaatttccggatgtttTTCCTGAGGAGCTAAAGACTCTACCACCGGAAAGAGAAGTGGAATTTAGGATTGACTTGGTGCCTGGAACGGCTCCAATTTCTAAaactccgtaccgaatggctcctgccgagctaAAGGAGTTGAAAATTCAACTGCAAGATCTCTTGGAgaaaggttttgtgaaggagagtgattcaccgtggggagcacccattctatttgttaagaaaaaaaacggaagcttgaggttatgtatcgattaccgagggttaaatggggttacaattaagaataaataccctctaccgtTGATAGA
This sequence is a window from Coffea eugenioides isolate CCC68of chromosome 7, Ceug_1.0, whole genome shotgun sequence. Protein-coding genes within it:
- the LOC113777265 gene encoding uncharacterized protein LOC113777265, with translation MDEATSYLQGNEQAGAEEDPEEDPAEDVAPDSSAEGRSRGRPTRQHPEAGGDREPEVNRDQGQEGVAEDQVATAINRITDVLERLTEHQASGPVHRQGGPADSEDQALERFLKFGPPKFYGGPEPKIAEGWWERISDIFAALNYMEERQGAMSVAEYEVQFTKLSRFAPELVATEQRRVRRFVQGLNVEVQEGLAAVRIETFADAVEKAQRVEVARAQVKSFQAKKRFAPSSSREPTYGNAPPAKVGRGTIGVNSPGAPRGAHARGNGARNAGGRNNGTRVGPIGRGQPKNTSQGGRAIVPQVNCAFCKKPGHTIDGCWKKQGKCLRCGSSEHQIAGCQKMQEGSTPNARPNTSGGSRPTVPARVYAIDDQPVPDSSEVVEGTLPIFHRLAKVLIDPGATHSFVNPSFMSGIDVRPVRLPFELEVRTPMGNKKIIASLAFKNCEFWIGKRKMLVDLISLDIKGYDVIIGMDFLNQYHAKLDCRAKVVEFCIPGEATLRLDVKGRLASSAMISGIPVRKMLSKGAQGFLAFLINAPSDQVKLEDVPVVREFPDVFPEELKTLPPEREVEFRIDLVPGTAPISKTPYRMAPAELKELKIQLQDLLEKDSLFDQLQGSVVFSKLDLRQGYYQLKIKKEDIPKTAFSTRYRHFEFAVMPFDLTNAPAAFMDLMQRVFKKYLDQFVVVFIDDILIYSKTREEHVKHLEIVLQILREQKLYAKFSKCEFWLDEISFLGHKVSKEGIAADPAKVRPL